A portion of the Thalassotalea sp. LPB0316 genome contains these proteins:
- the rph gene encoding ribonuclease PH, translating to MRPSGRTPGQIRPVTITRNFTAHAEGSILIEFGETKVICTATVEEGVPRFLKGQGKGWVTAEYGMLPRSTHTRMRREAASGKQGGRTMEIQRLIARSLRAAVDLAALGENTITIDCDVIQADGGTRTASITGACVALVEALNYMRAKEIIKTNPLKHMIAAVSVGVYQGVPIADLEYLEDAAAETDMNVVMTDTGKLIEVQGTAEEEPFSFDEMNEMMQLAKHGINELFDAQKSALN from the coding sequence ATGCGTCCAAGTGGCAGAACTCCAGGGCAGATTCGCCCAGTTACCATTACTCGTAATTTTACCGCACACGCTGAAGGTTCAATCTTAATTGAATTTGGTGAGACCAAAGTCATTTGTACAGCAACCGTTGAAGAAGGTGTACCGCGCTTTTTGAAAGGTCAGGGCAAAGGCTGGGTGACGGCAGAATATGGTATGTTGCCACGCTCTACTCATACGCGTATGCGCCGTGAAGCCGCTTCGGGTAAACAAGGTGGCCGCACGATGGAAATTCAGCGTTTAATTGCTCGCTCGTTACGTGCAGCAGTAGATTTAGCTGCCTTGGGTGAAAATACTATTACGATTGATTGTGATGTCATTCAAGCTGATGGTGGCACGCGCACGGCTTCTATTACGGGTGCTTGTGTTGCATTAGTTGAAGCACTTAATTATATGCGCGCAAAAGAAATCATCAAAACCAACCCATTAAAGCACATGATTGCTGCGGTTTCTGTTGGTGTTTACCAAGGCGTACCAATTGCTGATCTAGAATATCTTGAAGATGCGGCTGCTGAAACTGATATGAACGTTGTCATGACAGATACAGGCAAGTTAATTGAAGTACAAGGCACAGCAGAAGAAGAGCCATTTAGCTTTGATGAGATGAATGAAATGATGCAACTTGCTAAGCATGGCATTAATGAATTATTTGACGCCCAAAAATCGGCTCTAAATTAA
- a CDS encoding thioredoxin family protein: MKFVVSVLLALALVTSTQVLASSLQHTLPQYSKQFDDTRDPFKDAIHAINLAKETNRNILIKIGGEWCGWCHKMDKFLKDNPDIYAQLHNNFVLLKVNVSDTNENAEFMKGLPPVEGYPHMYVTTATGKMLLSKDTAEFLDDEEYSRTQWLTFIENWQPTGAKAIAIQAGH; the protein is encoded by the coding sequence ATGAAATTTGTTGTTAGTGTGCTACTTGCCTTAGCACTTGTCACCAGTACTCAAGTGTTAGCCTCTTCCCTTCAGCACACGTTACCACAGTACAGTAAACAATTTGACGACACTCGCGATCCCTTTAAAGATGCGATCCATGCAATAAATCTTGCCAAAGAAACCAACCGCAATATCTTGATCAAAATAGGCGGAGAATGGTGTGGTTGGTGTCACAAAATGGATAAATTCTTAAAAGATAACCCAGATATTTACGCCCAACTTCACAACAACTTTGTTTTACTCAAAGTTAATGTTAGCGACACCAATGAAAACGCAGAATTTATGAAAGGCCTACCACCTGTGGAAGGCTACCCGCATATGTATGTCACGACAGCTACCGGTAAAATGCTGTTGTCGAAAGATACTGCGGAGTTTTTAGATGACGAAGAGTATTCTCGTACTCAGTGGCTAACTTTTATTGAAAACTGGCAACCAACGGGCGCCAAAGCAATCGCCATTCAAGCGGGTCATTAG
- a CDS encoding gluconate 2-dehydrogenase subunit 3 family protein, whose product MSFFDKNYQTPSWYKTKVSRRSILKSAAGASAIVAMPSIAFSGGKTSVNLAQEPWLTLDAVVNHLLPSSNSGPGAKELQITQYLYLLIKTQPIDDAEKTFIQNGVGWLNGYSQSQTQQDFAQLDNDTKETMLRAISNSEAGYNWINTLINYIYEASLSAPSYGGNPNGIGWQWLEHKAGFPLPPKGKRYFELPGSHRISVSQVTKEESTKS is encoded by the coding sequence GTGTCGTTTTTTGATAAAAATTACCAAACACCAAGTTGGTACAAAACCAAAGTATCACGCCGAAGCATTTTAAAATCAGCCGCTGGTGCTAGCGCAATCGTTGCAATGCCAAGTATCGCGTTTTCGGGTGGCAAGACATCGGTTAATTTAGCCCAAGAGCCTTGGTTAACCTTAGATGCAGTGGTTAATCATTTACTGCCAAGCTCCAATTCAGGCCCAGGCGCAAAAGAATTACAAATCACCCAATACCTCTATTTGTTGATCAAAACCCAACCTATCGATGATGCCGAAAAAACCTTCATTCAAAATGGCGTAGGCTGGTTAAATGGCTATAGCCAAAGCCAAACCCAACAAGATTTTGCGCAGCTCGACAACGACACTAAAGAAACTATGTTACGGGCGATTAGTAACTCCGAAGCTGGCTACAACTGGATCAATACCCTGATCAACTATATATACGAAGCATCACTTTCCGCGCCAAGCTACGGCGGTAACCCCAATGGTATTGGTTGGCAATGGCTCGAGCACAAAGCCGGCTTTCCACTACCGCCAAAAGGCAAACGCTATTTCGAACTCCCCGGCAGCCACCGTATATCTGTGAGTCAGGTCACCAAAGAGGAATCTACCAAGTCATGA